Proteins from a single region of Deinococcus sp. YIM 134068:
- a CDS encoding DNA-formamidopyrimidine glycosylase — protein MPELPEVETTRRKIEPLLAGRTILSVTHDAAHRYRDTHLAHGRRVSGLSRRGKYLMLHLAAADAAEGDPHDLDFIVHLGMTGGFRLEEGPHTRVTVQTDEGKLYFNDPRRFGKMAVVPAGEYAGMPTLHAMGPEPLSDSFNEDEFARLAATCGAVKPWLLSQKPVSGVGNIYADESLWRARIHPAQTRLDREEAGRLYHAIREVMHEAVEAGGSSLGNGLGNYRQHDGEPGAFQVRHAVYGQTGKPCPRCGTPIRKIVLGQRGTHFCPHCQKVRE, from the coding sequence GTGCCCGAACTGCCCGAGGTCGAGACCACGCGCCGCAAAATCGAGCCGCTGCTCGCGGGGCGCACCATCCTCAGCGTCACGCACGACGCCGCCCACCGCTACCGCGACACGCACCTCGCGCACGGGCGGCGGGTGAGCGGGCTGTCGCGCCGGGGCAAGTACCTGATGCTGCACCTCGCGGCGGCGGACGCGGCGGAGGGCGACCCCCACGACCTCGATTTCATCGTCCACCTGGGCATGACGGGCGGCTTCCGGCTGGAGGAGGGGCCACATACCCGCGTGACCGTGCAGACGGACGAGGGCAAGCTCTACTTCAACGACCCCCGCCGCTTCGGCAAGATGGCGGTCGTGCCCGCCGGGGAGTACGCGGGGATGCCGACCCTGCACGCGATGGGACCGGAACCGCTGTCGGACAGCTTCAACGAGGACGAGTTCGCCCGCCTCGCCGCGACGTGCGGGGCCGTCAAGCCGTGGCTCCTGTCGCAGAAGCCCGTGAGCGGCGTGGGCAACATCTACGCGGACGAGAGCCTGTGGCGTGCTCGGATTCACCCAGCGCAGACGCGCCTCGACCGTGAGGAGGCAGGCCGTCTCTACCACGCCATCCGCGAGGTCATGCACGAGGCGGTCGAGGCGGGGGGCAGTTCCCTGGGCAATGGGCTGGGCAACTACCGCCAGCACGACGGCGAACCCGGTGCCTTTCAGGTCCGCCACGCGGTCTACGGGCAGACGGGGAAACCCTGCCCCCGCTGCGGCACACCCATTAGGAAAATCGTGTTGGGACAGAGAGGAACGCACTTCTGCCCCCACTGTCAGAAGGTGCGGGAATGA
- a CDS encoding flotillin family protein, which translates to MLTGTLITAVLILLGIVVVVVLIQNFLIVVPPNRVLVISGRSRTTEEGDTVGYRVIRGGRAFRVPVLEKVSWMDLTTIPLDLSIENAYSKGGIPLKIHAVANVKINAQEPQLSNAIERFLDVPRETLTNIVRDTLEGNLRGVVATLTPEEINEDRLRFAEALIEEAEHDTNNLGIKLDTLKIQNVSDTGGYLSSIGRRKAAEVLKEARVAEAERNAEATQAEAQALQRSQVAQAISQQLIIEEQNKLEVRRTELGAIQLARQNEAAVESELAKVRATQGFEQERAALEATLRQRTAEAQRQARIIEAQQNAEAAEVEAQAKQRATIAQTTAQQAILERENELRIRRAELEAISAARENEAKVTAERARVVAEQELEQERVLLNQKRLEADVVAPARARREAELLAAQAQAAPIVEEGRAKAQAVALMVEAFRNAGPDGERAYVLNMLPGIVEQFAAAVQGMQIDKLTVIDSGNGQATRSAVQTLPANIIGMVEQVESATGVNLLSLLQGRGQPTPGGNGASANQPRTTPPAKGDA; encoded by the coding sequence GTGTTGACTGGAACCCTGATTACCGCCGTGCTGATCCTGCTGGGGATCGTGGTCGTGGTCGTCCTCATCCAGAACTTCCTGATCGTGGTGCCGCCCAACCGGGTGCTCGTGATCTCGGGCCGCAGCCGCACGACCGAGGAGGGCGACACGGTGGGCTACCGGGTCATCCGGGGCGGGCGGGCCTTCCGGGTGCCCGTGCTGGAGAAGGTGTCGTGGATGGACCTCACGACCATTCCCCTCGACCTGAGCATCGAGAACGCCTACTCGAAGGGCGGCATTCCCCTCAAGATTCACGCCGTCGCCAACGTGAAGATCAACGCGCAGGAGCCGCAGCTCTCGAACGCCATCGAGCGATTTCTGGACGTGCCGCGCGAGACGCTGACGAACATCGTGCGCGACACGCTGGAGGGCAACCTGCGCGGCGTGGTGGCGACCCTGACGCCCGAGGAGATCAACGAGGACCGCCTGCGCTTCGCCGAGGCCCTCATCGAGGAGGCCGAGCACGACACCAACAACCTCGGCATCAAGCTCGACACCCTCAAGATTCAGAACGTCTCGGACACGGGCGGCTACCTCAGCTCCATCGGGCGACGCAAGGCCGCCGAGGTCCTCAAGGAGGCCCGCGTCGCGGAGGCCGAGCGCAACGCGGAGGCGACGCAGGCCGAGGCTCAGGCGTTGCAGCGCAGCCAGGTCGCCCAGGCGATCAGCCAGCAGCTCATCATCGAGGAGCAGAACAAGCTGGAGGTCCGCCGCACCGAGCTGGGTGCCATCCAGCTCGCGCGCCAGAACGAGGCGGCGGTGGAATCCGAACTCGCCAAGGTGCGCGCCACCCAGGGCTTCGAGCAGGAGCGCGCGGCGCTGGAGGCCACCCTGCGCCAGCGCACCGCCGAGGCCCAGCGCCAGGCCCGCATCATCGAGGCCCAGCAGAACGCCGAGGCCGCCGAGGTCGAGGCCCAGGCCAAGCAGCGCGCGACCATCGCCCAGACGACCGCCCAGCAGGCGATTCTGGAGCGCGAGAACGAGCTGCGGATTCGCCGCGCCGAACTGGAGGCCATCTCCGCCGCCCGCGAGAACGAGGCCAAAGTGACCGCCGAGCGTGCCCGCGTGGTCGCCGAGCAGGAACTGGAGCAGGAGCGCGTGCTCCTCAATCAGAAGCGGCTGGAGGCCGACGTGGTGGCCCCCGCCCGCGCCCGCAGGGAGGCCGAACTCCTCGCCGCCCAGGCCCAGGCCGCGCCCATCGTGGAGGAGGGCCGCGCGAAGGCCCAGGCCGTGGCCCTGATGGTCGAGGCGTTCCGCAACGCCGGACCCGACGGCGAGCGTGCCTACGTGCTGAACATGCTTCCCGGCATCGTCGAGCAGTTCGCCGCCGCCGTTCAGGGAATGCAGATCGACAAGCTCACCGTCATCGACTCGGGCAACGGGCAGGCGACGAGGAGCGCCGTGCAGACCCTCCCCGCCAACATCATCGGCATGGTGGAGCAGGTCGAGAGCGCGACGGGCGTCAACCTCCTGAGCCTCCTTCAGGGTCGCGGTCAGCCCACTCCCGGAGGAAACGGCGCGAGCGCCAACCAGCCCAGGACGACCCCTCCCGCGAAGGGCGACGCTTAG
- the pdxH gene encoding pyridoxamine 5'-phosphate oxidase, with the protein MTDLTGLRLSYTRAELRRESLNPDPLAQFRAWLDEALRGGLREPYALSLATADAAGRPSVRTVLLRGAEGGGLTFYTNYDSHKGRDLEANPQAELLFHWAEHERQVRAYGTVERLSGEESAAYFHSRPRESQLAALVSDPQSAPVENRETLEAKLDALHTRFPDGTTVPKPDFWGGYRVRVQEWEFWQGRANRMHDRFRYAREGGGWRVERLMP; encoded by the coding sequence ATGACCGACCTCACGGGCCTCCGCCTCTCCTACACCCGCGCCGAGTTGCGCCGTGAGAGCCTGAATCCCGACCCCCTCGCCCAGTTCCGGGCCTGGCTGGACGAGGCGCTGCGGGGCGGGCTGCGCGAACCCTACGCCCTGAGCCTCGCCACGGCGGACGCCGCGGGCAGGCCGAGCGTGCGGACGGTGCTCCTGCGCGGGGCGGAGGGGGGCGGGCTAACCTTCTACACGAACTACGACTCGCACAAGGGGCGCGATCTGGAGGCCAACCCGCAGGCCGAACTCCTCTTCCACTGGGCCGAACACGAGCGGCAGGTGCGCGCCTACGGGACGGTCGAGCGCCTGAGCGGGGAGGAGAGCGCCGCCTACTTCCATTCCCGCCCCCGTGAGAGCCAGCTTGCCGCCCTCGTGAGCGACCCGCAGAGCGCCCCGGTGGAGAACCGCGAGACGCTGGAGGCCAAGCTCGACGCCCTGCATACCCGTTTTCCAGATGGCACCACCGTTCCCAAGCCCGACTTCTGGGGCGGCTACCGGGTGCGCGTGCAGGAGTGGGAGTTCTGGCAGGGGAGGGCGAACCGGATGCATGACCGCTTCCGCTACGCGCGGGAGGGCGGAGGTTGGCGCGTCGAGCGGCTGATGCCGTAG
- a CDS encoding pyroglutamyl-peptidase I → MPTLLLTGFEPFHTHPINPSAQAAEALDGAEVGGARVVSALLPVEPHAAAAALLTLLDAHQPDAVLLTGLAAGRPHVTAERVALNVMDFRIPDNAGWVYRDHPAHGHAEAPPAYMSTLPLRAVVEAWRAAGIPGDISNTAGLYLCNFVLYHALDHLAHTGRAGVPCGFLHVPANAGVALAVPEDRPPLPYLPQEEITRAVRVAAEVVGGRV, encoded by the coding sequence ATGCCCACGCTCCTGCTCACCGGCTTCGAGCCGTTCCACACGCACCCCATCAACCCGAGCGCGCAGGCGGCGGAGGCGCTGGACGGGGCGGAGGTCGGCGGGGCGCGCGTCGTCTCGGCGCTGCTGCCCGTGGAACCGCACGCGGCGGCGGCGGCCCTGCTCACCCTGCTGGACGCCCACCAGCCGGACGCCGTACTCCTGACGGGCCTCGCGGCGGGGCGGCCCCACGTCACCGCCGAGCGGGTCGCCCTGAATGTCATGGATTTTCGTATCCCCGACAATGCCGGGTGGGTCTACCGCGACCACCCGGCGCACGGACACGCGGAGGCCCCGCCCGCTTACATGAGCACCCTGCCCCTGCGCGCCGTCGTGGAAGCGTGGAGAGCGGCGGGCATCCCCGGCGATATCAGCAACACGGCGGGCCTGTACCTCTGCAACTTCGTGCTCTACCACGCCCTCGACCACCTCGCGCACACGGGCCGCGCCGGGGTGCCCTGCGGCTTTCTTCACGTCCCCGCCAACGCGGGGGTGGCCCTCGCCGTGCCGGAGGACCGCCCGCCGCTGCCCTATCTGCCGCAGGAGGAAATCACGCGGGCGGTGCGGGTGGCGGCGGAGGTGGTAGGGGGCAGGGTGTAG
- the fabF gene encoding beta-ketoacyl-ACP synthase II — protein MSVTGLKRVVITGLGPLTPIGTGARAFAEGQRAGRSGIGHITRFDTEGVGSKIAGQVDDDLDEFVDPREARKLDRYVQLALVAAELAVRDSGLPEEEFRSERVGTVIGSGIGGVKTFEDQAGVLHSRGPGRISPMFIPMMIANMATGHVAMRYGCTGPSSTVVTACATGTGAIGDAARYIQLGLADVMLAGGTEAAITPIAIGGFSNMKALSTRNDAPEQASRPFSASRDGFVLGEGAGVVVLEEFEKARARGATIYAEVVGYGTSADAHHITLPAPEGRGAQVAMRMALATAGVNPEQVGYVNAHGTSTHFNDLHETQGIKHVFGDHAHKLAISSTKSMTGHLLGAAGAIEAIAVAQALHDGVLPPTINLTDPDPALDLDYIPEGAREARVEYALSNSFAFGGQNAALLFKRV, from the coding sequence ATGAGCGTGACGGGACTCAAGCGGGTGGTGATCACGGGCCTGGGGCCGCTGACGCCCATCGGGACGGGGGCGCGGGCCTTTGCCGAGGGGCAGCGCGCGGGCAGGAGCGGCATCGGCCACATCACGCGCTTCGACACGGAGGGCGTGGGCAGCAAGATCGCCGGGCAGGTGGACGACGACCTCGACGAGTTCGTGGACCCCCGCGAGGCGCGCAAGCTCGACCGCTACGTGCAGCTCGCGCTGGTGGCGGCGGAACTCGCCGTGCGCGACAGCGGCCTCCCGGAGGAGGAGTTCCGCAGTGAGCGCGTCGGCACCGTCATCGGCAGCGGCATCGGCGGGGTGAAGACCTTCGAGGACCAGGCAGGGGTGCTGCACTCGCGCGGGCCGGGGCGCATCAGCCCCATGTTCATCCCCATGATGATCGCCAACATGGCGACCGGGCACGTGGCGATGCGCTACGGCTGCACCGGGCCGAGCAGCACCGTCGTCACCGCCTGCGCGACCGGCACCGGGGCCATCGGCGACGCGGCGCGCTACATCCAGCTCGGCCTCGCCGACGTGATGCTCGCGGGCGGCACCGAGGCGGCCATCACGCCCATCGCCATCGGGGGCTTTTCCAACATGAAGGCCCTCTCCACCCGCAACGACGCGCCGGAACAGGCGAGCCGTCCCTTCTCCGCCAGCCGCGACGGCTTCGTGCTGGGCGAGGGGGCGGGCGTGGTCGTGCTGGAGGAGTTTGAAAAGGCCAGGGCGCGCGGCGCGACCATCTACGCCGAGGTCGTCGGCTACGGCACGAGCGCCGACGCGCACCACATCACCCTCCCCGCCCCCGAGGGACGCGGCGCGCAGGTCGCCATGCGAATGGCCCTCGCCACGGCGGGCGTCAATCCCGAACAGGTCGGCTACGTCAACGCCCACGGCACCAGCACCCACTTCAACGACCTGCACGAGACGCAGGGCATCAAGCACGTCTTCGGCGACCACGCGCACAAGCTCGCCATCAGCTCCACCAAGTCCATGACCGGGCACCTTCTGGGGGCCGCCGGGGCCATCGAGGCCATCGCCGTCGCACAGGCCCTTCACGACGGCGTGTTGCCGCCCACCATCAACCTCACCGACCCCGACCCGGCCCTCGACCTCGACTACATCCCGGAGGGGGCGCGTGAGGCGCGGGTGGAGTACGCGCTGAGCAATTCGTTCGCCTTCGGGGGACAGAACGCGGCGCTGCTGTTCAAGCGGGTGTGA
- the ppk1 gene encoding polyphosphate kinase 1, with protein MTVRAEKAASPSPEPPARRARRARREDRAPSAEGRTLSTVANPESSFLNRELSWLAFNERVLAEARDERNPPLERLKYAAICGSNLDEFFMVRVAGVHRQIAAGVSTPSPDGLQPRETLKLVRERTHTMLREIERAARATLKVLAAEGVRLVRVADLGKRARAALREHYLSQIQPVLTPLIVDPSHPFPYLSNLSLNLAVLLDGGDGEEPEFARVKVPVGVLPRVVPVGDVLLLLEDVIAAHLGDLFKGRTVLAAHVFRVTRNTDYEFEEEEAEDLLATIEDGLRRRRFGAAVRLEVMTGTPPAIVTFLQERLRLAPEDIFLLDGPLGTADLMGFPVQRPDLAFPPYVAAVPDLDGDEEGGVFDTLRQGDVLLHHPYDGFTNVLNFLEEAARDPQVLAIKQTLYRTGDDPRLLGALRTAAENGKQVVALIELKARFDEQRNISWARKLERAGAHVVYGMAGLKTHAKVTLVVRREEGGLRRYVHIGTGNYNPKTARLYTDLSLLSADPDLGADVAELFNHLTGYAEAGYSRLLVAPDTARSGFEALLGREVEHAEAGHDAWARIKVNQLTDPALIEALYRASQGGVRVELILRGVCCLRPGVPGLSETVRVRSLLGRYLEHARIYAFGNAGSPEVYFGSADWMSRNLDRRVEVIAPALDDRHRDQFLRILDTEWADTRGSWELGPDGVYEKLVGDFSAQGAFAEARHPA; from the coding sequence ATGACCGTGCGCGCCGAGAAAGCTGCCTCGCCCTCTCCCGAGCCGCCCGCCAGGCGTGCGCGCCGCGCGAGGCGGGAGGACCGCGCCCCGTCCGCTGAGGGGCGGACCCTCAGCACCGTCGCCAACCCGGAGAGTTCCTTCCTCAACCGGGAGCTGTCGTGGCTGGCCTTCAACGAGCGCGTGCTCGCCGAGGCGCGTGACGAGCGCAACCCGCCGCTGGAACGGCTGAAGTATGCGGCGATCTGCGGCAGCAACCTCGACGAGTTCTTCATGGTGCGCGTGGCGGGCGTCCACCGCCAGATTGCGGCGGGAGTCAGCACGCCCAGCCCCGACGGGCTGCAACCGCGCGAGACGTTGAAGCTCGTGCGCGAGCGGACCCATACCATGCTGCGCGAGATCGAGCGTGCGGCGCGGGCGACCCTCAAGGTTCTTGCTGCCGAGGGCGTGCGGCTCGTGCGCGTGGCCGACCTGGGCAAGCGGGCGCGGGCGGCCTTGCGCGAGCATTACCTGTCGCAGATTCAGCCCGTGCTGACGCCCCTGATCGTGGACCCCAGCCACCCCTTCCCGTACCTGAGCAACCTCAGCCTCAACCTCGCCGTGCTGCTCGACGGCGGTGACGGCGAGGAACCGGAGTTCGCGCGGGTGAAGGTGCCCGTCGGCGTCCTGCCGCGCGTGGTGCCCGTCGGCGACGTGTTGCTGCTGCTGGAGGACGTGATCGCCGCGCACCTCGGGGACCTGTTCAAAGGGCGGACGGTGCTCGCCGCGCACGTCTTCCGCGTGACCCGCAACACCGACTACGAGTTCGAGGAGGAGGAGGCCGAGGACCTGCTCGCCACCATCGAGGACGGGCTGCGGCGGCGGCGGTTCGGAGCGGCGGTGCGGCTGGAGGTCATGACGGGCACGCCCCCCGCCATCGTGACCTTCCTGCAAGAGCGGCTGCGGCTCGCGCCCGAGGACATCTTCCTCCTCGACGGGCCGCTGGGCACCGCCGACCTGATGGGCTTCCCGGTACAGCGCCCGGACCTCGCCTTCCCGCCCTACGTGGCCGCCGTGCCGGACCTCGATGGGGACGAGGAGGGCGGCGTCTTCGACACGCTGCGTCAGGGCGACGTGCTGCTGCACCATCCCTACGACGGCTTCACGAACGTCCTGAACTTTCTGGAGGAGGCGGCGCGCGATCCCCAGGTCCTCGCCATCAAGCAGACGCTCTACCGCACCGGGGACGACCCGAGATTGCTGGGGGCACTCCGCACCGCTGCCGAGAACGGCAAGCAGGTCGTGGCCCTCATCGAACTCAAGGCCCGCTTCGACGAGCAGCGCAACATCTCGTGGGCACGCAAACTGGAGCGGGCCGGGGCGCACGTGGTGTACGGCATGGCGGGCCTCAAGACCCACGCGAAGGTCACGCTCGTCGTCCGGCGCGAGGAGGGGGGCCTGCGGCGCTACGTCCACATCGGGACGGGCAACTACAACCCCAAGACGGCGCGGCTGTACACCGACCTGAGCCTGCTCTCGGCAGACCCCGACCTCGGCGCGGACGTGGCCGAGCTGTTCAATCACCTCACCGGGTACGCGGAGGCCGGGTACAGCCGCCTGCTCGTCGCGCCCGACACCGCCCGCAGCGGCTTCGAGGCGTTGCTGGGGCGCGAGGTGGAACACGCGGAGGCGGGGCACGACGCCTGGGCGCGGATCAAGGTGAACCAACTGACCGACCCCGCGCTGATCGAGGCCCTGTACCGCGCCTCGCAGGGGGGCGTGCGGGTCGAACTCATCCTTCGGGGGGTGTGTTGCCTGCGGCCCGGCGTTCCGGGGCTGTCGGAGACGGTGCGCGTCCGCAGCCTGCTGGGGCGCTATCTGGAGCACGCCCGCATCTACGCTTTCGGGAACGCGGGCAGCCCGGAGGTCTACTTCGGGAGCGCCGACTGGATGAGCCGCAACCTCGACCGCCGGGTGGAGGTCATCGCCCCGGCCCTCGACGACCGCCACCGCGACCAGTTCCTGCGGATTCTGGACACCGAATGGGCCGACACACGCGGCTCGTGGGAACTCGGTCCGGACGGCGTGTACGAGAAGCTCGTCGGCGACTTCAGCGCGCAGGGTGCCTTCGCCGAGGCCCGCCACCCCGCCTGA